One window from the genome of Mycolicibacterium gadium encodes:
- a CDS encoding MbtH family protein has translation MSLNPFDDDNGTFYVLVNNEEQHSLWPTFADVPAGWRVAFGEAPRADCLDYIEQHWPDIRPKSLRERLAGRTVGE, from the coding sequence ATGAGCCTCAATCCTTTCGATGACGACAACGGCACGTTTTACGTCTTAGTCAATAACGAGGAACAACACAGCTTGTGGCCGACCTTTGCTGATGTGCCCGCCGGCTGGCGGGTGGCCTTCGGCGAGGCCCCACGTGCCGACTGCCTGGACTACATCGAGCAGCACTGGCCAGACATTCGGCCGAAGAGCCTACGGGAGAGGTTGGCGGGCCGAACTGTTGGCGAGTAG
- a CDS encoding glycosyltransferase, with amino-acid sequence MKFVVACYGTRGDVEPSAAVGRELLRRGHDVQMAVPPDLVGFIESLGLPTAAYGPDLQAILDAHRNFYTFVFRNFWKFREVSRLSREAWEPRLACWDEMSTTLTSLADGADLLFTGLVFEEVAANVAEYRGIPLATLHYFPLRPNGQLLPFLPAPLGRIAMTAQQWLTWRGTKKTEDVQRRKLGLPKATHPSSRRIYQRGSLEIQAYDEVCFPRLAAEWSKFDGQRPFVGALTLDMPTDADEDVASWIAAGKPPIFFGFGSMAVESAVDTLAMISNACAELGERAVVCAAGTDFTRVPVPDHVKVVPAVNYAATFPACRAVVHHGGAGTTAASLRAGVPTLILSTDLDQTLWGVRVKRLKVGAARRFSTTNQKSLTEDLRRILAPEYAAQAREIATRMTKPEVSVAAAADLLESFVRRAGC; translated from the coding sequence ATGAAATTTGTGGTGGCGTGCTACGGAACTCGTGGCGACGTCGAGCCCTCTGCCGCCGTGGGTCGCGAGTTGTTGCGTCGAGGCCACGACGTGCAGATGGCCGTCCCGCCTGATCTTGTCGGCTTCATCGAGTCTTTGGGGCTTCCTACGGCCGCCTACGGGCCGGACTTGCAAGCGATTCTGGACGCACACCGCAACTTCTACACGTTCGTCTTTCGCAACTTCTGGAAGTTCCGGGAGGTCTCCAGGTTGTCACGCGAAGCCTGGGAGCCGAGACTCGCGTGCTGGGATGAGATGTCCACGACGCTGACGTCGCTCGCGGACGGCGCCGACCTCCTGTTCACCGGCTTGGTTTTCGAGGAGGTCGCGGCAAATGTTGCGGAATACCGCGGCATCCCCCTGGCCACGCTGCACTATTTCCCGCTCCGGCCCAACGGCCAGCTCCTCCCGTTCCTGCCCGCTCCGTTGGGTCGTATCGCGATGACCGCGCAGCAGTGGCTGACGTGGCGGGGAACGAAGAAGACCGAAGATGTACAGCGCCGCAAATTGGGCCTGCCCAAGGCGACACACCCCTCGTCGCGACGGATCTACCAGCGTGGATCGCTGGAGATTCAAGCCTATGACGAGGTTTGTTTCCCCAGGCTCGCAGCGGAATGGTCGAAGTTCGATGGTCAACGGCCGTTTGTCGGTGCGCTGACGCTGGACATGCCCACGGATGCCGATGAGGACGTGGCGTCCTGGATCGCCGCAGGTAAGCCCCCGATCTTCTTCGGGTTCGGCAGCATGGCAGTGGAGTCCGCCGTCGACACCCTTGCCATGATCAGCAATGCCTGTGCGGAGCTTGGCGAACGAGCGGTTGTCTGCGCCGCCGGGACTGATTTCACCCGCGTCCCCGTTCCAGACCACGTCAAAGTCGTGCCCGCCGTCAACTACGCGGCCACTTTTCCTGCCTGCCGCGCCGTGGTGCACCACGGCGGCGCGGGCACCACAGCCGCGAGCCTGCGTGCCGGGGTGCCCACGCTGATCTTGTCGACAGACCTCGATCAGACACTGTGGGGAGTGCGGGTCAAGCGACTGAAAGTGGGCGCTGCCCGCCGCTTCTCGACGACCAATCAGAAGTCGCTGACCGAGGACCTTCGTCGGATCCTTGCCCCAGAATATGCCGCTCAGGCACGTGAAATCGCGACCCGGATGACAAAGCCGGAGGTAAGTGTTGCGGCGGCCGCCGATTTGTTGGAGAGTTTTGTGCGGCGTGCGGGCTGTTGA